The Nitrospinota bacterium nucleotide sequence GGTTTACCAGCTCACGGCGGTCATGGCCTTTTTTTCCACGGTGATACCGGCTTTCCTGATGTCGGAAGGGATGAAGCGCATCGGCGCGAGCAGGAGTTCCATCATCAATTCCATCGGCCCGGTGAGCACCATCGCGCTGGCTTGGTATTTTTTGGGCGAACAGGTGTCGATGGCGCAAGCGGGCGGCACGGTGCTGGTCATCGCCGGCGTGCTGCTGACCACCCTCCGGCGCGGAAAATAAAAAAGGGGCGCGGCATCCGCCGCGCCCCTTACTATTCAAAATCCCCTTAGCGGGCGGCGATTTCCAGCAACTTTTCGTTCGGCAACACCACGTGGGTGTTCATCTTCAGTTCGTCCAAGTTGGCCCCCAGCGCCAACGCGATCAACTGCGGATAGTGCAGCACCGGCATGTTGATCTTCCGGTCGAGCATCTCCTCGATCTCCGGCTGATAGCTGTCCATGTTCAGGTGGCAGAGCGGGCAGGGCGTGACCATCACGTCGGCGCCGGCCTTCAGCGCGCCGATCGTGGCGTTGCCGGAAAGCTGGAGCGCGTTGGCCTTGTTCGGCATCAGTATCGGAAAACCGCAACACTTCTGTTTTTCCGCGTAATCGACCGGGGTGGCCCCCACCGCCGCGATCAGCTTTTCCAGATAATCCGGGCGGTCCGGCACTTTGGTATCGCTGTATTCGTGCGGACGAAGAACGTAGCAACCGTAGAACGGCGCCACCTTGAGGCCGGTCAGCTTGCGGGTGACCCGCTTGACGACGTTCTCCAGGCCGTAGTCTTCCTCCACGATCTGGTAAAAGTGTTTCACTTTTACAGTGCCTTTATATTCGCGGCCGGTATCGCGCTTGAGCGCGGCATTCACCCGTTCTTTGTGGGCCGGGTTGTGATCCATCTTTATCTGGGCGGTGCGCATGACCCCTTGGCAGGTTCCGCAGATGGTCATGATGTCCAGCCCCTGCTCCTCCGCCAGCGCAAAGGTGCGCGCGTTGAGTGCGTCGCCAAGCAACGGGTTATCCTCCTGAATGGCCCCCGCGCCGCAGCAGGAAGCGTCTTTCATTTCCTTGATTTGGATGCCGAGGCGTTCGGCGGCGTAGACGGTGGCGCTCATCAGTTCGCGGCCCGCGCCTTTGGCGACGCATCCGGTATACAGGGCGTACTTCATTTCCGGTACTCCTTGCGATAGTCGTTGAAGCGGCGGAACATCGCGCGCACCTCGCCGAATTTGTCAATGATGTGCGGGAGAATCGGCGGATTCTTTCCGCGGATGAACATGCGGATGCCCACCGGAATGATGCTCAGTATCCCGTCCAGGTTGAAAAACCCGACGGAACGTACCGGTATATAGTTCTCGTTGAGCATCCCGCCGCCGATGCCGGGCACCAGGCCGCCCACCGATTCGCGGAAGGCGAGCACGTGGCGTGCGCCGTTGTTGTTGGTGACCTTATGCGTCATCGCCGCGGTGCGGAGCTCCTTGATGCGGAACAGCGGCTTGGCGTCGGTGGGGCAGCGCGTGGCGCATTCGGCGCAGTGCGTGCAATCCCACATGCCGGTGACGCGGCTTAAATACTCAATGCGGTTGGCGGTATCGCTGTCGCGCGAGTCATAGACGAAGCGCTGCGCCTTGGCCAGCGCGGCCGGCCCGAGGAAGCGGGGATCCACCTCCAGCACATTGCAATCGGACCAGCAGGCGGCGCACAGGATGCACGTGCTGGCATCCTCGATCTTCCGGTAATCGTCGTGGCTCTGCAATGTTTCGCGTTTCCACTGCTTGCTGTCGTCCGGGACGAGATACGGCTTCACCCGGTCGATGGAATCGAAGAACGGCTCAAGGTCGACCGCGAGGTCGCGGATGAGGGGCGAATTCCCCATCGGCTCGATGGTGATGGCGCCGTCGATGACGGCTTCCGCCGCCTGCGTCTTGCAGGCAAGGCGGGCGTGGCCGTTCACCTTCATGGAGCAGGATCCGCAAATGGCGCTGCGGCAGGACATGCGGTAGGTCAACGTCCCGTCCTGTGTCCACTTGATCAGGTTGATGCAGTCCAGCAGCGTCGCCCCTTGGGGAATCTCAAGCCGGAATTCCTGCAGGTACGGCTTCGGATCCCGCGCCGCGTTGTAGCGTGAGATAAGGAATTTCGTCTTGGCCATCAGTACTTCCTTTCTTCCGGCTGGTGCTTGGTGACGACCACCGGCTTGTACTTAAGCTGGATGGCGCCATCCGCATCGGCGGAAGCCATGGTGTGCTTCATCCAGTTGACGTCGTCGCGTTTCGGGTAATCGACGCGGGCATGGGCGCCGCGGCTTTCGGTGCGGGCCTCGGCCCCGGCGATAATCAGTTCGCTGTAGGTGAGCATGTTGGCCAGTTCCAGCGTTTCGATAATCTCGGTGTTGAAAACTTTTCCCTTGTCCTCCACGCGCACCTTGGTGAAGCGCTGTTGCAGTTCCTTCAGTTTCTTGTGCGCCGTGGCCAATCCTTCTTTGCCGCGGAAAACG carries:
- a CDS encoding CoB--CoM heterodisulfide reductase iron-sulfur subunit B family protein, yielding MKYALYTGCVAKGAGRELMSATVYAAERLGIQIKEMKDASCCGAGAIQEDNPLLGDALNARTFALAEEQGLDIMTICGTCQGVMRTAQIKMDHNPAHKERVNAALKRDTGREYKGTVKVKHFYQIVEEDYGLENVVKRVTRKLTGLKVAPFYGCYVLRPHEYSDTKVPDRPDYLEKLIAAVGATPVDYAEKQKCCGFPILMPNKANALQLSGNATIGALKAGADVMVTPCPLCHLNMDSYQPEIEEMLDRKINMPVLHYPQLIALALGANLDELKMNTHVVLPNEKLLEIAAR
- the sdhB gene encoding succinate dehydrogenase iron-sulfur subunit encodes the protein MAKTKFLISRYNAARDPKPYLQEFRLEIPQGATLLDCINLIKWTQDGTLTYRMSCRSAICGSCSMKVNGHARLACKTQAAEAVIDGAITIEPMGNSPLIRDLAVDLEPFFDSIDRVKPYLVPDDSKQWKRETLQSHDDYRKIEDASTCILCAACWSDCNVLEVDPRFLGPAALAKAQRFVYDSRDSDTANRIEYLSRVTGMWDCTHCAECATRCPTDAKPLFRIKELRTAAMTHKVTNNNGARHVLAFRESVGGLVPGIGGGMLNENYIPVRSVGFFNLDGILSIIPVGIRMFIRGKNPPILPHIIDKFGEVRAMFRRFNDYRKEYRK